The sequence below is a genomic window from Micromonospora aurantiaca ATCC 27029.
TGGGTGTCGTCTGCGCGCTGCTCGCCGTGGTGGCGGTGGTCGACCTGGTCGTGATCCAGCGCCGCCGCGCCGCGCGCCGCCGGGAGGAGCCGGGCGTGCGGCACTCGCTGTTCGAGTGACAGGAGTACGACATGCCCATCGCCACCACCAATCCCGCCACCGGACAGGTGCTCAAGACGTACGAGGCGATGTCGGACGAGCAGATCGACGCCGCGATCGAGCGGGCCGACCTCGCCTTCCGGCAGTTGCGCGGCACCACGATCGCGCAGCGGGCCCGGTGGCTCCTCGCCGCCGCCGACCTGCTCGACGCCGAGCGCGACGAGACGGCCCGGCTGATGACCACCGAGATGGGCAAGACGTACGCCGCCGCGAAGGCGGAGGTCACCAAGTGCGCCACCGCCTGCCGCTTCTACGCCGGGAACGCGCCCCGGATGCTCGCGGACGAGCCGGCCGACGCCGCCGCGGTCAAGGCGAAGCGGGCGTACGTGCGTTACCAGCCGATCGGTCCGGTGCTCGCGGTGATGCCGTGGAACTTTCCGCTGTGGCAGGTGATGCGGTTCGCCGCCCCGGCCCTGATGGCGGGCAACACCGGCCTGCTCAAGCACGCCTCGAACGTGCCGCAGACCGCGCTCTACCTGGAGGACCTGTTCCGCCGGGCCGGTTTCCCCGAGGGCGCGTTCACCACGCTGCTGGTCGGCTCCGACGCGGTCGACCGGATCCTCAGCGACCCCCGCGTGCGCGCCGCCACGCTCACCGGCAGCGAGCCGGCCGGCCGGTCCATCGCCCAGATCGCCGGCCGGGAGATCAAGAAGACGGTGCTGGAGCTGGGCGGCAGCGACCCGTTCGTGGTGATGCCCTCGGCCGACCTGGACACCGCAGCCGAGGTCGCCACCACCGCCCGCTGCCAGAACAACGGGCAGTCCTGCATCGCCGCGAAGCGGTTCATCGTGCACACCGACGTGTTCGACGCGTTCGCCGAGAAGTTCGCCGCACGGATGGCGGCGCTGCGCGTCGGCGACCCGATGGACGACGGCACCGACGTCGGCCCGCTGGCCAGCGAACGCGGTCGCGACGAGGTGCACGCCCAGGTCACCGACGCGGTGGACCAGGGCGCGACTGTGCTCTGCGGCGGCGAGAAGCCGGCCGGGGACGGCTGGTACTACCCGCCGACGGTGGTCACCGACCTGCGCCCGGAGATGCGCATGTGGGCCGAGGAGGTGTTCGGGCCGGTCGCCGGGCTCTACCGGGTCGGCTCGTACGACGAGGCGATCGAGGTCGCCAACGGCACCAGCTTCGGCCTCGGCTCCAACGCCTGGACGAACGACCCGGCCGAGCAGGAGCGCTTCGCCGTCGACCTGGACGCCGGCAACGTGTTCGTCAACGGCATGACCACGTCCTATCCGGAGCTGCCGTTCGGTGGTGTGAAGAACTCCGGGTACGGCCGCGAGCTGTCCGCCGCCGGCATGCGCGAGTTCTGCAACACCAAGACCGTGTGGATCGGCGAGGGCGAGGCCGGCGCGGGCGCCGGGGCGCACTCCGAGTAGACGCGATTGGCCGGACGCCGTCACGGGTAGGAGTGGCGACCATGACGGCGTTCGGCTTCCACGCATCCCACGAGCAGATCCACCCGGCCCGGCTGCTGGAGGCGGTGATCCACGCCGAACGCGCCGGCTTCGACGCGGCCATGTGCTCCGACCACTTCTCGCCGTGGAGCGAGCGACAGGGCCAGTCCGGGTTCGCCTGGTCCTGGCTCGGTGCCGCGCTCCAGGCCACGAACCTGTCCTTCGGCGTGGTGAACGCCCCCGGCCAGCGCTACCACCCGGCGATCATCGCGCAGGCCATCGGCACGCTCGGCGCCATGTACCCGGGCCGGTTCTGGGCCGCGCTGGGCACCGGCGAGGCGGCGAACGAGCACATCACCGGCGAGGCCTGGCCGCGCAAGGACATCC
It includes:
- a CDS encoding NADP-dependent succinic semialdehyde dehydrogenase, translated to MPIATTNPATGQVLKTYEAMSDEQIDAAIERADLAFRQLRGTTIAQRARWLLAAADLLDAERDETARLMTTEMGKTYAAAKAEVTKCATACRFYAGNAPRMLADEPADAAAVKAKRAYVRYQPIGPVLAVMPWNFPLWQVMRFAAPALMAGNTGLLKHASNVPQTALYLEDLFRRAGFPEGAFTTLLVGSDAVDRILSDPRVRAATLTGSEPAGRSIAQIAGREIKKTVLELGGSDPFVVMPSADLDTAAEVATTARCQNNGQSCIAAKRFIVHTDVFDAFAEKFAARMAALRVGDPMDDGTDVGPLASERGRDEVHAQVTDAVDQGATVLCGGEKPAGDGWYYPPTVVTDLRPEMRMWAEEVFGPVAGLYRVGSYDEAIEVANGTSFGLGSNAWTNDPAEQERFAVDLDAGNVFVNGMTTSYPELPFGGVKNSGYGRELSAAGMREFCNTKTVWIGEGEAGAGAGAHSE